A genome region from Brassica oleracea var. oleracea cultivar TO1000 chromosome C2, BOL, whole genome shotgun sequence includes the following:
- the LOC106321975 gene encoding RNA-binding protein BRN1, which produces MAEENREKNEGGEEEESVKVFVGQIPKHMSESQLLTLFQEFAVVDEVNIIKDKITRASRGCCFVICPSREEADKLVNACHNKKTLPGAASLLQVKYADGELERLEHKLFVGMLPKNVSEAELLSLFSKHGAIKDLQILRGAQQTSKGCAFLKYETKEQAVSAMESINGKHKMEGSTVPLVVKWADTERERHTRRLQKAQSHLTRLATADPTNPSLFGALPMSYAPPYNGYGYHQAPGTYGYMLPPIQNQAPLPNLGNSNALQRTSPDSVPPRLARRNFPLPPANYMGSGYPPVRGLPYPLAHPRGIMNPRPLSSSPGSISPGGSTPLGIGLSSVVQSQTEGPEGANLFIYNIPREYGDQELAAAFQPYGIVLSAKVFVDKATGVSKCFGFVSYDSQAAAQNAINMMNGRHLGGKKLKVQLKRDDHNNNNKGQQSS; this is translated from the exons ATGGCGGAAGAAAATAGGGAGAAGAATGAAGGAGGAGAAGAAGAAGAGAGCGTGAAGGTTTTCGTGGGACAAATACCGAAACACATGTCGGAATCTCAACTCCTTACATTGTTTCAAGAGTTCGCTGTCGTCGACGAGGTTAACATCATTAAGGACAAGATCACACGCGCCTCTCGAG GATGTTGTTTTGTAATATGTCCATCGAGAGAGGAAGCAGATAAGCTGGTCAATGCTTGTCATAACAAGAAGACATTACCTGGT GCAGCCAGTCTATTGCAAGTAAAGTATGCAGATGGCGAACTGGAAAGGCTAG AGCACAAGCTTTTTGTCGGTATGCTTCCAAAGAATGTCTCTGAAGCTGAACTTCTATCGTTATTCTCCAAGCACGGCGCCATAAAGGATCTACAGATTCTAAGAGGTGCTCAACAAACAAGCAAAG GCTGTGCTTTTCTCAAGTATGAGACAAAAGAACAAGCTGTTTCTGCCATGGAATCCATCAATGGAAAACACAAAATGGAG GGTTCAACTGTTCCTTTAGTTGTCAAATGGGCAGACACAGAAAGGGAGAGACACACAAGAAGACTTCAAAAGGCTCAATCTCACCTCACTCGATTAGCTACCGCTGATCCAACAAACCCCTCATTATTTGGAGCATTACCCATGAGCTATGCTCCACCATATAATGGATATGGTTACCAC CAAGCTCCTGGAACTTATGGCTACATGCTACCACCAATTCAGAACCAAGCTCCATTACCCAATCTAGGTAATAGCAACGCGCTGCAAAGAACCTCACCTGACTCTGTGCCACCTCGCTTGGCCCGTAGGAACTTTCCTTTGCCTCCAGCAAACTACATGGGCTCTGGCTATCCCCCTGTGAGAGGTCTCCCTTATCCATTGGCTCATCCTAGAGGGATTATGAATCCTCGCCCTCTAAGTAGCTCTCCTGGATCCATATCACCTGGCGGGTCAACACCTTTAGGAATCGGTTTGAGTTCCGTGGTTCAATCTCAAACCGAAG GTCCAGAAGGTGCGAATCTGTTTATCTATAACATACCTCGTGAATATGGGGATCAAGAACTCGCTGCTGCGTTTCAACCTTACGGTATTGTTCTGAGCGCTAAGGTGTTTGTAGACAAAGCCACTGGTGTAAGCAAATGTTTTG GTTTTGTTAGTTATGACTCACAAGCAGCTGCTCAGAACGCTATTAACATGATGAACGGTCGCCATTTAGGCGGTAAGAAATTGAAAGTCCAGCTTAAGAGAGACGACCACAACAACAACAACAAAGGCCAACAGAGTAGTTAA
- the LOC106323975 gene encoding U1 small nuclear ribonucleoprotein C-like, producing the protein QIIFLPPPSFRLSHSLARYYCDYCDTYLTHDSPSVHNAGYKHKANVRIYYQQFEEQQTQSLIDQRIKEHLGQAAAYQQVGGVFNQQHMLARPRLPMMPPPGTMPMGMRPPLLPRPMMPAQGYMPPPGVPQMMAPLGAPLPPPSQNGMLRPPGMAPIPGQGGGPPPNYNGLPLPPPPPSYPTNPAAAPPSGGGGFNNPNPGAESPESHE; encoded by the exons CAAATCATCTTCCTACCTCCCCCGAGCTTCCGTCTCTCTCACTCACTCGCAAG GTATTACTGTGATTATTGCGATACTTATCTCACGCACGATTCC CCATCGGTGCACAATGCTGGTTACAAACACAAG GCGAATGTGAGAATATACTATCAGCAATTTGAAGAACAACAAACCCAAAGTCTGATTGATCAGAGGATTAAAGAGCATCTTGGCCAAGCTGCAGCGTACCAACAAGTTGGTGGTGTGTTTAATCAGCAGCATATGCTCGC TAGACCTCGCCTTCCTATGATGCCACCACCTGGAACTATGCCTATGGGGATGCGACCTCCTCTCCTGCCTAGACCCATGATGCCTGCTCAAG GTTACATGCCTCCTCCGGGAGTACCACAGATGATGGCACCGCTTGGTGCTCCTCTACCTCCACCTTCACAGAACGGTATGCTAAGGCCACCAGGAATGGCTCCAATACCAGGTCAAGGTGGTGGACCACCACCCAATTATAATGGACTTCCTCTTCCTCCGCCTCCTCCTTCGTATCCTACAAATCCAGCTGCTGCTCCACCAAGTGGTGGTGGTGGCTTCAACAATCCAAACCCGGGTGCTGAGTCTCCTGAAAGCCATGAGTAG
- the LOC106323976 gene encoding uncharacterized mitochondrial protein AtMg00860-like → MDHVHQVFTILQQQQLFVKHKKCQFGKMELEYLGHIISGAGVKVDQSKIQAMIDWPSPTTITALRGFLGLTGYYRKFVQNYGIIARPLTNLLKKGKFEWTEAAEEAFSKLKTAMTTTPTLALPNFSAPFVIQTDASGDGIGAILAQNGKPIAFMSRSLGVQKQAW, encoded by the coding sequence ATGGATCACGTCCACCAGGTCTTCACGATCCTGCAGCAGCAACAGCTATTTGTGAAACACAAGAAGTGCCAGTTCGGCAAAATGGAGCTTGAGTACCTCGGTCACATTATCTCTGGTGCTGGTGTCAAGGTGGATCAATCAAAAATTCAAGCAATGATCGACTGGCCATCGCCTACGACCATCACCGCATTACGAGGTTTTCTTGGCCTTACTGGATATTATCGTAAGTTTGTGCAGAACTACGGTATCATCGCCCGGCCACTGACTAACTTGTTGAAGAAAGGCAAATTCGAATGGACTGAGGCAGCAGAGGAGGCGTTCAGTAAGCTCAAAACGGCCATGACAACGACACCAACATTAGCGCTACCAAACTTCTCTGCTCCATTCGTCATACAGACTGACGCTTCAGGCGACGGTATTGGAGCTATTCTGGCTCAAAATGGGAAACCAATTGCCTTCATGAGTAGGTCGTTGGGAGTTCAAAAGCAGGCTTGGTAG
- the LOC106323977 gene encoding uncharacterized protein LOC106323977: MNAKFRGMEDSFKQMLAEAVSSIREDGSSASKRVHQAETIAANRDGGANRDRGTSATGASRGHEVHQSATTFQRGENVNFLVHGPNQRHVKLEFPKFKQGDPTSWVSKAKQYFAYQEIPLDRRVNFASYHLEDEANEWWQATSKILGEEGIPVTWEREFERLQNKVTGWTQKALIGTYIGGLKDSISDSIRMFLPKTLKSAIELARMRDDQLQRARRYTNNNQRPVPKVETNQNVQNQESATPKRLSWEDLKRKRSLGLCFSCDERYTLGHKCRKSQLLLMEGEDADEEEAISQEEEEPEITLQALTGWDVPQTIRTPLAINKLRTVVLIDSGSTHNFVSDKMALRLNLQISPTKPFKVRVADGYPLRCNGVYRQIHTSVDGDDFTTDFYVLPLTGLDVVLGIQWLSLLGPTLCGWTAQTLEFTWAGERKRIQGLQHGQIIQAHAEELTKEAQMGQAYFAVSIQKENDDVFTVAGEMQRLLERFPGIFQPPTQLPPTREIEHNITLKEGSDPVNVRPYRYAHFQKEEIEKQVNDMLQAGLIRPSSSPFSLPVLLVKKKDGSWRFCTDYRALNNATIKDRFPIPTMEDMLDELHGASIFT, translated from the exons ATGAATGCGAAGTTTCGCGGGATGGAGGACTCCTTCAAACAGATGTTGGCAGAGGCTGTATCTAGCATCCGTGAAGACGGGTCTAGCGCATCAAAGAGAGTTCACCAAGCCGAGACAATAGCAGCAAACCGTGATGGGGGAGCAAACCGCGATAGGGGAACAAGCGCCACTGGAGCAAGCCGAGGGCACGAGGTTCACCAGTCAGCCACTACTTTTCAAAGGGGCGAGAATGTTAACTTTCTTGTGCATGGACCCAACCAGCGACATGTGAAGCTTGAATTTCCCAAATTCAAGCAAGGCGACCCTACATCATGGGTAAGCAAGGCAAAACAGTACTTTGCCTACCAGGAGATACCCTTGGATCGAAGAGTCAATTTTGCTTCCTACCACTTGGAGGACGAGGCAAATGAATGGTGGCAGGCCACGTCAAAAATCCTAGGTGAGGAGGGAATTCCGGTCACATGGGAG AGGGAGTTCGAGAGACTGCAGAACAAGGTAACTGGATGGACACAAAAGGCGCTCATCGGTACCTACATTGGGGGGCTAAAGGATTCCATATCCGACAGTATCCGCATGTTCCTTCCGAAAACTCTCAAATCAGCAATTGAGTTGGCGAGAATGAGGGACGATCAGTTGCAGCGAGCACGACGATACACCAACAACAACCAGCGGCCTGTTCCAAAAGTCGAAACAAATCAGAACGTGCAAAATCAAGAATCTGCAACACCCAAAAGGTTGAGTTGGGAGGACCTCAAACGCAAAAGAAGCCTCGGGCTTTGTTTTAGCTGTGATGAGAGGTACACTCTAGGCCACAAATGTCGCAAATCTCAACTCTTACTTATGGAGGGAGAAGACGCAGACGAGGAGGAAGCCATCTCACAAGAGGAGGAGGAACCGGAAATCACCTTGCAAGCTCTTACAGGGTGGGACGTTCCCCAGACCATCAGAACGCCACTTGCAATCAACAAGCTTCGGACAGTGGTGCTGATCGACAGCGGCTCCACCCATAACTTTGTAAGCGATAAAATGGCTCTTCGACTGAACCTCCAGATCTCACCAACGAAACCGTTCAAAGTCAGAGTCGCTGATGGGTACCCCCTACGTTGTAATGGAGTGTACCGGCAAATCCATACCTCGGTTGACGGTGACGATTTCACCACTGATTTCTACGTCCTACCCCTCACCGGACTAGATGTCGTTCTCGGAATTCAATGGCTATCCTTGCTGGGCCCGACGTTGTGTGGTTGGACGGCCCAAACTCTAGAGTTTACGTGGGCTGGAGAGCGCAAACGGATCCAGGGCTTGCAACATGGGCAAATCATACAGGCCCATGCCGAAGAACTCACTAAGGAAGCACAGATGGGCCAGGCCTATTTCGCTGTTAGTATCCAAAAAGAAAACGATGACGTTTTCACGGTAGCCGGCGAGATGCAGCGCCTGTTAGAGCGATTCCCCGGGATATTTCAACCGCCGACCCAGCTACCACCAACGCGTGAGATTGAGCACAACATTACCCTGAAGGAGGGCTCAGACCCGGTGAACGTGCGGCCCTATCGATATGCTCATTTTCAGAAGGAGGAGATCGAAAAGCAAGTCAACGATATGCTACAAGCCGGCTTGATCCGCCCTAGTTCGAGCCCATTCTCTTTGCCGGTGCTTTTGGTAAAGAAGAAGGACGGGTCTTGGCGATTTTGCACTGATTATCGCGCTCTCAACAATGCGACAATCAAAGATAGGTTCCCTATACCTACGATGGAGGACATGCTTGACGAACTTCACGGCGCCTCCATCTTTACCTAG
- the LOC106322675 gene encoding rRNA-processing protein FYV7, whose amino-acid sequence MKNFHQRDEHDTDTRKSETKRNKNMKRLGGGGLSLQTFANLKSKNSHYNPAFIKKQKEFYKNAKYVSKFRKSLKQQNSHEKDEMKMQSFHEEDETGESSSKVVNKGKSHKRIGVEEVYKQTREEMEKARREREEAFQAKKQAKEEAESRRKAAKGKMMRKTRHGQPVMKYRIEHLLESIKKSAENDGKNHMTSSC is encoded by the exons ATGAAGAACTTTCATCAAAGAGATGAACATGACACTGATACGAGGAAGAGCGAGACGAAGAGGAACAAGAACATGAAGAGGTTGGGAGGCGGTGGTCTTTCACTCCAAACTTTTGCTAACTTGAAGTCGAAGAACAGTCACTACAACCCTGCTTTCATCA AAAAGCAAAAAGAATTCTACAAGAATGCCAAGTATGTGAGCAAGTTTAGGAAGTCGCTGAAGCAGCAGAACTCTCATGAAAAGGATGAGATGAAGATGCAGAGCTTTCATGAAGAGGATGAGACTGGAGAGAGTAGCAGTAAGGTGGTTAATAAGGGTAAATCTCACAAGAGAATCGGTGTAGAGGAGGTGTACAAGCAGACACGAGAAGAGATGGAAAAAGCGAGGAGGGAGAGGGAGGAGGCATTTCAGGCGAAGAAACAAGCCAAAGAAGAGGCCGAGTCCCGGAGGAAAGCAGCAAAAGGGAAAATGATGAGGAAGACTCGACATGGTCAGCCTGTAATGAAATACAGAATAGAGCATCTTCTTGAATCTATCAAGAAGTCTGCTGAAAACGATGGAAAGAACCACATGACCAGCTCATGTTGA